AATGATAAAGTAACGACCACCGGTGTTACCGTAGTAACCTTGTTCAGATCATAACAGCGTAATTACCAATTCATGCTTGTTCAACTTAAGAGAGTGGATAGACATACATGCTGCATGAAGCTATTATTTCAAAATAAGCTTTTTGGTTCAATTCGATGGATTGATCGTGCATGAATTTCATCAACTGAAGGACCCTTTCATGTTGATTTCCTTTATTCAATGCTTCCATGAGGGATGAGCATATAATGGCATCTGGCAGTATGGCATTTCCTTCCATCTCTTTGAATAGGTCCCACACACTCGTCCAACTCCCTTATGATCcataagaaaaacatgatcagtGAAAAAATGTTATCTCAACCCAAGACTTTTAAGAGGATCTTACCATGATCAATATAGGCTTGAATCATAGCAGTATATGTTAGAACATCAGGGAAGCAGCCAGATGTTTTCATATAACTAAAAGTAGATTCCGCTTCAGCTAGTTTGTCCTGAGTGGGAACCATCGTTAGCATATCAACTTTCCACAGAAAACtagacagctaatgaaaatcaacACTTGCCTGTTTGACATATGAACAAATCAAGGATGAGTAAACCTCCTTGGTTAAAGGAATTCGCAAGTCCACCATgtcttcaaaaaatttcagagattCTGCATATTTTCCCAATTTACACAATCCACTGATGAGTATATTATAAGTTACAGCATTTGGATTCACATTGCTCGCCATCATTGTGGCATAGAACTCCAAAGCTTTCTCATAATCTCCAAAACTTAAATAGGTTCCAATGCCCGAGTTGTACGCAACAATATTAAGTTCAATCCCTCGAAATTTTGCTTCTTCAAGAACTGTGTCAATTTTTGTTGTCTGCCTGCAGCGGCCACAGGCAGTCAACAGAGTACTTATTGAAACAACGTCTGGTGGAATGCCATCCTTCTCCATTTCATGCAGTAAGCTAATGGCCTCCTTGAACATTCCAGCAGATCCATAAGCATCAATTAGTGCATTATAACTGACTTTGTTTGGCTTGCATGAGTTCTTTCTCATCTCGTTAAAAACCTCCCTAGCTTTTTCAGGCTGTGCTGACCTACCATAGGCATTCAGTAAAGTGGTATAGGAAACTACATCAGGTCGCAGACCATTTTGTTTCAGTAACTTGAAAAATCCCAAGGCCTCAGTGTGCATCCCATGTGAGGCATAAGCACCCAAAAGTGCATTATATGATACAATATTAGGTTTAACTCCTTCAGCAACCATCATATCAAAGACTGCCTTGCAATTTTTCACTTGCCCACAAACATAATAAGAATGCATTATGCTAGTGTACGTAACAACATCTGGAGGACACTGTGCTCTTTTCTCCCTCATCGAGTTTAACAAATCGACAGCATCTCCGTGCTGTCCGGCTTTTACAAGGCAATGGATGACAATATTCAAAGTGAAAGTATCAGGGGCAATATTTGCTCCTTTCATCATATCAAAGTAACCTATGGCTTCCGAATACTGAGAGCCATTCTTGAAAGCAGATAATACAATGTTGTGTGTAACCAAGTCTGGCCCTACACCATTTCTTATCATCTTCTTACAAAGCTCTAAAGCCTTTTTCCAGTTACCAGCAGCACCACATGCATTTATGACATTATTATATGTAGCTCGGCTAGGAGGTATCTGCAAGACAAACACAGAAAGTAAACTAATAACACAACTATGACAACCAACAATGGTACAAGTATCTGAGCGTTGATAATATTTGCAGAAATGTTATTTGCCAAAGTGGTTGCTGGAGCAAACTACAGACTGCATTATATAGAAAATCAAGATATTATTTGCTAGTGGTGCAATGAACTACTGCAGATATTTTCGCACCTATTGCTAAGAGGCAAGAATTGGTGAAAATATTAGTACTTCCTCGGACAGGAAGAAAGTTAAGCATAACATCCATAATTCCGGAAAAATACAAGTGTTTTCTGTTAGTTAGTTATATATAGCCATGTAACCTTCGTATTTACcctattgtataaggggtttcctgcatatattccacacctgtacatgtatatatactggcctatggccacctggaaatacaagttgcatattcctatcatggtattagagctaggtcaattttATAGCACGCGCAACTCCTGCTGTTGATCCATCTCCGACGCGACGCCTCCATCCTTGGCTGTGCTGACTCTCCGTGGTGGCCAAATCCTCAGGCTGCTACTGGTTTTTTCTGCCTCCCACCCCGATCGAGACTTCCGCTATTGCCCAGATCGATCTGCTCGACCCGCCCTCGTCCGCCTCTGTCTCGTGAGGCCCGCCGCCGCCTGATAGCCACCACCCCCGATCGGAGACTCCCGCCGTCGCCCCTGATCGCTCGGCCCGACCGCCCTAGATCGATTTCCCTGCCCAGATCAAGCAGAGAAGGTCACGCGCTGCTGCCGATTTCTGGATCGTCCTCTGCTTCCGATCGAGACTCCCGCCTCAGTCACCACCCGTTTTGGTCTTCGCTGCATCATTGgtgctggaagtggtcttcgccAGCGTGGACTTGGTCTCCGTTGCTCGCCCTCGCTACATCGTTGgtgctggaagtggtcttcgccCGCGAGGATTTGGTCTCCGCTGCTCGCCCACGTGGACTTGGTCTCCGCTTCTGCTAGCCGCGTGTGTGCGTTCACTGTTCAGTTTTCCGTCTGCTTCCGTTGAAAAAAAAAGGGTACTATGTCTACATATACGGGCTATGTCGCAGTTCCTCGTTTTCTGGTGATTTTTGATGGCACTAACTTCATCGAGTTCgttggcttcatgcgcattcacatgcgtaGCCTTCGTCTTTGGGgcgttctttctggcgaggtcccTAGTCCGCCGTGTCCAGTTCCTCATGTGGCTCCTACTCCACCGACGCCACCGGTTCTTGCTGCCAACGCTGATCAGGCTGCAAAGGATGCAGCTAAGCTGGCTGATGACGCTGCCATTCTTGCTTATGATGAGCAGGTTCAGACCTATGAGGACGCACTTCAGACTTATCATGCAGctctgtctgcttacactcagtggcttgatgatgatgctcgtgccgCAGCTGTTTTGACTGCTAGTGTTATGCCTCAGTTTGCCTCTGAGTTTCTCGGCCTCTCTACTGTATTTGAGATGTGGACTCGGctttgtcagcgctatcagccctctggtgatgccttatacctgtttgtggttcgtcaggagcatgctcttcagcagggtgactccacTATTGATGAGttctatgcacagagttctgctatctggcgtcAGCTTGATTCTCTCCGTACTGCTGGTTGTCGTACTTGTCAGTGTTGCCAGGCTGTGCGGGCTGATTTGGAGTTTCATCGTGTCTACAAGCTCTTGTCTCgactccgtaaggagtttgagccccggcgcgctcagttgtttgctcgtggtcgtatctccctcatggaggcgctttctgagatccgtgctgaggagactcgcctcCGTGGCGCTGGTTTACttgaggttccctctgtgctcgctactcgaGTTCCTGCTATGCCTGCTGCACCGACTCCTTCCCactcgagtgctccgccgctcttgcctACTCCTACGGGCGGCCAAGGTCGGTCTCGTCCTCACTGCGGCTACTGTAAGATGGATGGTCATGTTGAGTCTCAGTGCTTCCAGAAGAAGAAACACCTACGTAAGGCGTGATCATCAGCTTCAGGGACTTCTTCTACTTCGACATCTTCAGCCACCGccttgactgagcaggatattctgcGACTTAAGCATCTGCTTGCCGCTTCAGGTTCTCCTTCGACGAGTACTGCAGGTTCTGTGATTGATGCTTCCTGCACTAAGCAAccaccctctacacagtcaggtacatcctcgTGGGTTCTGGACTccggagcttcttttcatatgtcttctcattcttcaaATTTGTCCTCTCTTAAATCGCTTGATTTTCCTGTTCATGTACTCACTGCTAATGGTACTCCTCTTTCTGTTGCTAGTCGAGGCAATCTTAGCACACCTTCTTACtttgttcctgatgttgctcatgttcctcaacTTAATATTGAGCATTGGAAGCTATTTAAGTTTTGGAGATTATGAGAAAGCTTTGGAGTTCTACGCCACAATGATGGCGAGCAATGTGAATCCAGATGCTGTAACTTATAATATACTCATCAGTGGATTGTGTAAATTGGGAAAATATGCAGAATCTCTGAAACTTTTTGAAGACATGGTGGACTTGCGAATTCCTTTAACCAAGGAGGTTTACTCATCCTTGATTTGTTCATATGTCAAACAGGCAAGTgttgattttcattagctgtctaGTTGCTCATGTTCCTCAACTTAACATGAATCTTTTTTCTgccggtcaacttactgattctggttgtcgcgtccaccttgacgttgactcttgttctgttcAGGATCGTCGAACACACACtttggttggggctggccctcgccgccgtaaCTCTCAGGTTCTTTGGGAGCtagactggcttcatgttccttccgctgccaccactatCGCCAGTCCATCCGCTTGTGTCGCTTCAGCTACCggctccttccagcagtggcatcatcgacttggtcatctttGTGGGTCTCGCTTGTCGTCATTAGTTCATCGAGGTCTTTTGGGGTCTgcctcaggagatgtctctttagagtgtcagggctGTAGACTAGGAAAACAGATTTAGTTACCTTACCCTACTAGTGAGTCGgtgtctcagcgtccttttgatttggtccattctgatgtatggggtccggctccctTCGCTTCAAAAGGGGGCCATCCATACTATATttattttcatagatgatttctctcgttacactTGGCTTTATTTTATGACTTCTCGCAGTGAGGTTCTTTCCatctataagcgttttgctgccatggttcacactcagttctctTCACCTATTCGTGTGTTCCGTGTTGACTCCGCTGGCGAGTATATTTccaagatgttgcgtggtgttcttgctgagcaGGGCACTCTTcctcagttctcttgtcctggtgctcatgctcagaatggcgtggctGAGCAAAAGCATcaccaccttcttgagacggctcttGCGTTAATGATCGTCGCTTCTCTTCCAcctcatttttgggctgaggctatATTCACCTtcacctatctcatcaaccttcagccgtcTGCTGCTCTccagggtggtgttcctttcgagcgtctctttgatcgttctcctgattattcgacgcttcgcttgtttggttgtgtttgctatgttcttcttgcccctcgggaacgcaccaaactgaccgctcagtctgttgagtgtgttttCTTAGGCTATAGTGAtaagcataagggctatcgttgttgggatcctatcggtcgtcggatgcgtatttctcgggatgtgacttttgatgagtctcgtcccttctacccgcgtccatcttcctcgaccttttctgtggaggatatctctttcctcacttttcccgaCACACCTATCACTCCAGTTGAGCCCTTGTCTCTCCGTCCTGCTCACTCTACTTCTCCACCTCTTGCTGATTTGCCGCCACCATCTCCCACGGTTTCCTCACCTCGCATGTCACCAGATTCTGCACCTTCATCCCCGGTGATTTCTTCGTCTCCACCTCCTAATTCTACCTCGGCTATTCCTCCTCGTATTCTTCCATCTTTGCCTCAGtattacactcgtcgttcacgtAATGTGGATGTGTCTGCTGACGTGTCGTCCTCCTCGTCTCAGCCTACCTATGGCTTGCGTCCTCGTCCGCTTCCGCCTGTTGATCGCCTTGGTTTTTCCACAGCTGGTGTtgttgttcttgagccgacttcttatcgtgaggctgttgttcatcctgaatggcagtttgcgatggcagaggagattgctgctcttgaacgcactggtacatgggatcttgtttctcttcctccaggTGTCCGTCCCAttacttgtaagtgggtctacaaggttaagactcgctccgatggttctcttgagcattacaaagctcgtcttgtggctcgtgtttttcagcaggagcatggtcgtgattatgatgagacatttgctcctgtggcccatatgaccactatccGCACACTTCTTGCCGtggcctctgcacgccactggtctgtatctcagcttgatgttaagaatgcctttcttaacagtgagctgcgtgaggaggtatACATGCAGCCACCaactgggtattctgttcctgatggcatggtatgtcatcttcgtcgctctctctatggccttaagcaagccccccacGCCTGGTTTGAGtgttttgcctctgtggtgactgccgctggtttttcagcgagtgctcatgatccagcattgtttgcccacctttctcctcgtggtcggactcttcttcttctctatgttgatgacatgatcatcactagcgacgaccccgagtatattgcctttgtaaaggcccgtcttagtgagcagtttcttatgtccgatcttggacctcttcgctactttcttgggattgaagtctcttctacctctgatggcttttttatatcccaggaaaagtatatacATGATCTTCTTGTTCGTGCTGCTCTTACCGatgagcgcattgttgagactccaatggagctcaatgttcacctccgtgatactgatggtgaccccttgcctgacccgacgcgttatcgtcatcttgttgggagtcttgtctatctagctgtcactcgtccggatatctcttatccggttcatattctgagtcagtttgtctccgctcccacttcggttcactatagtcacctccttcgtgttctccgatatcttcggggcacgatgtctcaccgtctattctttcctcgctccagttctttacaatttcaggcctattcggatgctacgtgggctagtgatccctccgatcgccgttcactttctgcttactatgtttttcttggtggttctctcattgcctggaagacgaagaaacagactgcagtttcccattcgagtgcagaggctgagttacgagctatggctcttttgacggcagaggtgacttggttacggtggttacttcaggattttgatGATTCTGTTACTACACCTACTCCGCTCTtttctgacagtacaggtgctattagcattgcgcgtgatcctgtgaagcatgagctcacgaagcatattggtgttgatgctttctatgtgcgcgctggtgtgcaggatcaggttattgctcttcagtatgtgccttccgagttacagttggcggattttcTGACGAAGGCCCAAACTAGAGCGCAGCATGGcttctatctctccaaactcagtgttgttaatccaccatgagtttgaggggggtgttagagCTATATTATAGCCATGTAACCTTCGTATTTACcctattgtataaggggtttcctgcatatattccacacctgtacatgtatatatactggcctatggtcacctggaaatacaagttgcatattcctaTCATTTTCTAAGTGGGCCAGTAATGAAATTCAAGAAATATGAGGCAGCGCTGCAAGCCAACATAAAATAGAGATAACACCCATCATTACCAAACTAAACAGCAATATAATTCACAGCCAATACTAAGGATATATGTGGATTAGTAGTGCTATGATGGTTTTAATCTGGTAGGCCAAGGGTCAACTATGGATACTCTAAGAGACTGTAAACCAAAACTAATGTGGTAGTACTAATCTACATATATGCTTAACAATTATGGCTTTGTTGGAGACTAGAGGGAATTCTATACCAAAACTCAGTATCCATCTATAGTACTGGTGCCACCCAGGCAATATTATAAGTGGACAAGGCCCATACCTCTGTCACTTTCTTTAAGGAGAGTAATAGCATACTTTGGAATGTACAACCCTAAACAACTATATAAATCACATATAACCAGTCATATTCAAGAAAACAAAGCAATTAGAACACAATGATTATTTCAACGAACAATACTGACAGCTGCACGAAGCATATCATCCATAATGTTGATGGCCCAGCGCCATAGACCAGCCCGAGCATGAGCATTGATCAAAGAGTTGTATATATCAGCATCTGGCTTGCACCTATAAATATTGGTTATGTAAAAAAAATCATAGACTAAACTGATGATGTAGAAGAGGCCCCCCCACTTCCTATCTCATTTGTGCAAGACAGACCATTATAAGGCAGCTATAACCTACATATTACTGGAGATAAATCATATTGGTGCATATGATAATAGTACAGCTTTTCAAACTGCCAAGTTGGCTATTCCAGTAAAGGCATTAGTAATGTGTGGTAGAAAGGCAAATATGTAACAATATAAAATATGCCTTTGGCAGAAAAATAAGTGGATACGCTTCATAAAACAGACGAGTTCATAATTTCGGCAAGCAGCCAACAAGGCTATTAAGGAGTAATGGTATTGGTCTAGGACTCCTTATTAGGCCATGGTATCATGAGCCCAGGTTTAGGGATTTTTTCACGTGCCGCAGCTCACGCTCTTGATGGACTTTTTTGGTTTCCTCTTCTGATCGATATCGTGCACCGGCCGTCGCCAATGCTGGCCAGATCGATCTCCGTATTGATATGCCCACGATCCAGCCATCCCACGCTCGATCATCTAGTCTAGATCAACAGAAGCCACCCCGTCCAGATCAATCGCAGTCGTACAGGAGTTCACCACCCCGCCGCCCTAGGAGAACGACTATGCTGTCGGCACGCCCCGCCTGCTTCGCCACCGGCTTCACCGCTGCCCGCCGGCCGGAACTCCAGCAACCTCGACCGTCCGCCTGCAGTCCCTGGCCACCGTCTTCCCGGCGCAGATGCCTCCCTGGTCATGACGCACCTCTCCGACAGAGGACAACATGCAGGCTGCTTCTCTATTGCCTCGCACGTGGTTCTCCCTTCACTACTTGTGAATTGCTTGCATGGCTGCTACTGACCCGCGTGCGGGATGCTTGCCGCTTCGCGTGTTGGCTCTTCCTTGCAGCGGCTTGCTTTGCACGCTACTGGTTGTATGCTCAGCGTGTGGCTCTTCCCTGCTCTAGCTGGTGCGCTAGATGCTTGATGTTGCGGCCTTATGTGCTCCTTAGCTTCAACtcttctaaaaaacaaaaaaataagttTACAATGTCGTTTGTCTCTAGTGATTCCTCAGCGATGGTCATTTCGTCAACTCCATCTCCCACATGCACCTACCTTCCGTCGGTGTTGCATGTTCATCCGCTAGTTGTTATTCCACGCTGCTGCTCACCGGCATCTCACttgtgttgaagtgtatatgtggattgtgGATTGTCTAGCCCTTtctatcagttcggacttttggttgcattggctaatgcatgaagcttaacatggtatcagagcctaagGTCCTGGCTTTTGCAATTTATTCAAAAATTGCTGCTGTCGCCCTCTGTGCACATGTATAGGCCTCTTGGGCCATAATCCTACCTCTGAATCTATTCACGTGTTGACTTCCCGCTCACATgtgagagggggtgttgaagtgtatatgtggattgcctagccctttctaTCAGTTCGAACTTTTAGTTGTGTTGGCTAGCGCATGAAGCTCAACAACCTGCAAGGCCTCCTCCACAGACTCTCCTGCATACACGATGGCTCTTGAATCTATGTTGTCAAAGGCGTGGATCTCATACTTAGCCCATTAGAGATAATTATTTAGTTAGGAAAGAGTATTTAGTTAGGAAAGAGATTGGTTCAGTTAGGAAGATTAAGATATGGTTTCTTAGGAAAGTCGAGATTCTATTCTTAGGCATCAAGTTGAGTCTTCCCTATAAAAGGGACACCACATACCTCATAAGGATTATGAAATAGTAGATAAGAATAAACTAGTAAAGATCTAATCCCTGAATAAACTAGTAAAGATCTAATCCATGTCACCGACCTTCTCTCCCTCTCATCCCCGGCACCATGGCTGGCCAACCTTCACTCCTCAGAGTTGTACCCCTAACCATGTCACATTCATCGGTCTTAGGGCCGGTCCCAATCCTagaacatgatatatgttttgtgTATGTGCTTCCTAGCTTCTAGTTCTCCATATTTTCTGCTGCGTCCACCAAATCCGTTGATATTTTTTGTTTCTCATGCCATGTAAGTCCATCAAACCTTTATATGTCAGCATCTTTTTCTGGTTCTAGTCCTTTCTATACAGCTTTTCTGGCCTTTTTCGGTCCTTGTTGTTTTCTATAGATTTTCGTGGCCTCTTTTTGCATTGTCGATTTACGCCCATTCTCTTGCTGCCGAGTTTCTCTAGCCGCTGATTTTCTTGGACTATGACTTTGTGCACAATGCTTCTTTCTCTTGATGTGACATCTTCTTTCGACAACCCATCTTCTCTTGATACTTATTTTGTATCTTCTACTGATGCGGTGTCTTCTGTTGATGCACCATCTTCTCTTATCCCCTTTGGCTTAACTCAACAAGCTTTC
The window above is part of the Triticum aestivum cultivar Chinese Spring chromosome 2A, IWGSC CS RefSeq v2.1, whole genome shotgun sequence genome. Proteins encoded here:
- the LOC123188627 gene encoding pentatricopeptide repeat-containing protein At2g41720 isoform X7, giving the protein MHNGRALPPTAAMSSATPPPPASPNPEAPPRVVRPPPRRSPRSPGPPLWAKRRPSVSVDYDRGRRTVRVEVDGVGADALPARHRLRVEGSRWQRDCKVSQVAARVLALPRADTHAVDAVLNCWAGRFACRNFPLLIREMAFSGSLQHAVYVFCWMKNQENYCARNDIYGMMIRLHARHNQVDQARGLFFEMQEWRCKPDADIYNSLINAHARAGLWRWAINIMDDMLRAAIPPSRATYNNVINACGAAGNWKKALELCKKMIRNGVGPDLVTHNIVLSAFKNGSQYSEAIGYFDMMKGANIAPDTFTLNIVIHCLVKAGQHGDAVDLLNSMREKRAQCPPDVVTYTSIMHSYYVCGQVKNCKAVFDMMVAEGVKPNIVSYNALLGAYASHGMHTEALGFFKLLKQNGLRPDVVSYTTLLNAYGRSAQPEKAREVFNEMRKNSCKPNKVSYNALIDAYGSAGMFKEAISLLHEMEKDGIPPDVVSISTLLTACGRCRQTTKIDTVLEEAKFRGIELNIVAYNSGIGTYLSFGDYEKALEFYATMMASNVNPNAVTYNILISGLCKLGKYAESLKFFEDMVDLRIPLTKEVYSSLICSYVKQDKLAEAESTFSYMKTSGCFPDVLTYTAMIQAYIDHGSWTSVWDLFKEMEGNAILPDAIICSSLMEALNKGNQHERVLQLMKFMHDQSIELNQKAYFEIIASCSMLRDWRTASEIIEHLDSSLPSISVGKLNHLLNFLGKCGKTESMMKLFYKMVSACSTVGLSTYKVLLRNLLAVGKWRKYVEVLQWMEDAGVRPTLYMYQNVLPYIWRDNSMDYVTLMQEKITW
- the LOC123188627 gene encoding pentatricopeptide repeat-containing protein At2g41720 isoform X5, producing the protein MHNGRALPPTAAMSSATPPPPASPNPEAPPRVVRPPPRRSPRSPGPPLWAKRRPSVSVDYDRGRRTVRVEVDGVGADALPARHRLRVEGSRWQRDCKVSQVAARVLALPRADTHAVDAVLNCWAGRFACRNFPLLIREMAFSGSLQHAVYVFCWMKNQENYCARNDIYGMMIRLHARHNQVDQARGLFFEMQEWRCKPDADIYNSLINAHARAGLWRWAINIMDDMLRAAIPPSRATYNNVINACGAAGNWKKALELCKKMIRNGVGPDLVTHNIVLSAFKNGSQYSEAIGYFDMMKGANIAPDTFTLNIVIHCLVKAGQHGDAVDLLNSMREKRAQCPPDVVTYTSIMHSYYVCGQVKNCKAVFDMMVAEGVKPNIVSYNALLGAYASHGMHTEALGFFKLLKQNGLRPDVVSYTTLLNAYGRSAQPEKAREVFNEMRKNSCKPNKVSYNALIDAYGSAGMFKEAISLLHEMEKDGIPPDVVSISTLLTACGRCRQTTKIDTVLEEAKFRGIELNIVAYNSGIGTYLSFGDYEKALEFYATMMASNVNPNAVTYNILISGLCKLGKYAESLKFFEDMVDLRIPLTKEVYSSLICSYVKQDKLAEAESTFSYMKTSGCFPDVLTYTAMIQAYIDHGSWTSVWDLFKEMEGNAILPDAIICSSLMEALNKGNQHERVLQLMKFMHDQSIELNQKAYFEIIASCSMLRDWRTASEIIEHLDSSLPSISVGKLNHLLNFLGKCGKTESMMKLFYKMVSACSTVGLSTYKVLLRNLLAVGKWRKYVEVLQWMEDAGVRPTLYMYQNVLPYIWRDNSMDYVTLMQEKISMLLL
- the LOC123188627 gene encoding pentatricopeptide repeat-containing protein At2g41720 isoform X3, producing MHNGRALPPTAAMSSATPPPPASPNPEAPPRVVRPPPRRSPRSPGPPLWAKRRPSVSVDYDRGRRTVRVEVDGVGADALPARHRLRVEGSRWQRDCKVSQVAARVLALPRADTHAVDAVLNCWAGRFACRNFPLLIREMAFSGSLQHAVYVFCWMKNQENYCARNDIYGMMIRLHARHNQVDQARGLFFEMQEWRCKPDADIYNSLINAHARAGLWRWAINIMDDMLRAAIPPSRATYNNVINACGAAGNWKKALELCKKMIRNGVGPDLVTHNIVLSAFKNGSQYSEAIGYFDMMKGANIAPDTFTLNIVIHCLVKAGQHGDAVDLLNSMREKRAQCPPDVVTYTSIMHSYYVCGQVKNCKAVFDMMVAEGVKPNIVSYNALLGAYASHGMHTEALGFFKLLKQNGLRPDVVSYTTLLNAYGRSAQPEKAREVFNEMRKNSCKPNKVSYNALIDAYGSAGMFKEAISLLHEMEKDGIPPDVVSISTLLTACGRCRQTTKIDTVLEEAKFRGIELNIVAYNSGIGTYLSFGDYEKALEFYATMMASNVNPNAVTYNILISGLCKLGKYAESLKFFEDMVDLRIPLTKEVYSSLICSYVKQDKLAEAESTFSYMKTSGCFPDVLTYTAMIQAYIDHGSWTSVWDLFKEMEGNAILPDAIICSSLMEALNKGNQHERVLQLMKFMHDQSIELNQKAYFEIIASCSMLRDWRTASEIIEHLDSSLPSISVGKLNHLLNFLGKCGKTESMMKLFYKMVSACSTVGLSTYKVLLRNLLAVGKWRKYVEVLQWMEDAGVRPTLYMYQNVLPYIWRDNSMDYVTLMQEKIRSVIFFNSFCTGNIF